CCCTTACGCCCGTTCCTCTTGCTCCCACGGAGATTGAAGGACTCCTGAATCTTCGCGGCCAAATCCTCACTGCTATCGACCTTCGTAGACAGTTCTCGTTGGGATCAGAAACCAGTGAGGGCAACGAAGGGAAGATGCTGATCATCGTTCGTACCCGATCCATCGAGGCTGCTCTGCTCGTCGACTCGGTGGGCGATGTTATAGACGTCACCGACGACAGTTTCGAAGAAACCGCAGCCAACGTGCCTGCCAGCGTGCGGCCCTACATACTTGGCGTGCACAAACTAGAGAAGCGACTGCTTCATGTACTCGATGCAGAGGCGACCGCCTCGATTGCCTCCCGCTTAACACTTTAATTGATAGATATAAACCTCCATAGCCATGCGTCTCAGAACAAAACTCGTATTATCCACAGCATCGCTTATAGCTTTGCCAGCCGTTGCAGTCCTTGTCGCTCTGCAATTTCAAGCCGGAAACGTCACTCTA
This region of Pelagicoccus enzymogenes genomic DNA includes:
- a CDS encoding chemotaxis protein CheW, whose translation is MTNSIQLCTFRLGGLHLGIDVLSVQEVIKCPALTPVPLAPTEIEGLLNLRGQILTAIDLRRQFSLGSETSEGNEGKMLIIVRTRSIEAALLVDSVGDVIDVTDDSFEETAANVPASVRPYILGVHKLEKRLLHVLDAEATASIASRLTL